In the Egibacteraceae bacterium genome, CATCTGATGGACTGCGAAATGACCGGCCGAGGCAGGTGGACCCTTGCCTTCGGCCTGTCTGGGGCCACAAACGCGCTCCTCGTCGTCTTCCTGGTCACGGTCGTCATGCCGTTACGCACAGGGCTATGGCGAGATGTAGTCGGCGTTCCGGACGCCCCCGGACCCCCGGACGCTGCCGGCGGCATGCTCGAAATCGCCGGGCGACGACGGTGGTCCCCGCGACGATGGTCCTCCACGCGCAAACCGTCGGAGGTCCCGGCTATCGCACGGCCGGTACTGCGGCCCAACCACCCTCGCGTCACGCCACGAGTGCGGTACAAGCCGGGTAGGGCGGAGGTCGACGGCGGCGGGACACGTCACGCTCCGTAGCTGCCGCGCCCTCCCGTCCTCGCTCGACTGCGTGGAGGCAACCGTAGAGTTCCGCCGCTCTCGGAGGCCGGCGTGGGGCTTTGAATGCATCCCACCCTCGGGGGCTGGGACCTGAGGCCTCAGCCGGCGGGGTACCGGGGATACCTACGCGCTGCCACGGGCGGGTGGTTGATGAAGGGCCGCTTACTGCCTCATTCTTCAACCACCCGCCCGTGGGCGGTGGAAAACCCGGCGGCGGTGGATGCGCGCCAGCTGCGGGACCTCGTGAAGCGGGAACACTGGGCAGATGCGTGTCCTTCTGCGTCTCTGGCGTCGCGGGTCCAAGCGGTGCCGGCAACAGCTCGGCAACGGCGAGTGCTTCGCCGCGCCCAGATCGAAGGGGGGCAAGGCCGCCGTTCTCGCGTTGCACGTCGCGCCAGGGATTGTCGCGGCGCTTCTGTTGCGCCACGCCCGAATGCCGTTGATGCGCCTGCTTGGGCTGAGCAGCTCGACGGTGCAGATCGTTGTCATCATGACCGGCGCGATCATGCTCGCTGCCCTGACTGGTGGGACGTTTCTTCTCGCCCGGCACTGGGATGGGTTGCGGGTGCGGGCGGCGATGCGCTGCCTCGGTCTGACGAGCTTCGATCCCGTCGCGCTGGTCATGGCAGTGGCGGCCTGGGGCGTGCTCGTGGTGTTTCCCTTCGACGGGATACGCGAGCTCATCGCGGTTGGGGTGGGTAAGGTCCCCTGGCTCGCCCTTCCGCCTTGGCACTTCCAGGCCTACGCCGCGTTTGAGCAGATCCCACGACCCGCCGCCGCCTTTGCGCTGGTCGCGAACATCATGGGCGAGGAGCTGTGGTTTCGCGGTTATCTGCAGAACAAGCTGTCGTTTCTCGGTTCGTCGACGTGGGTGTGGGCCGGGCTGTTGTTCACTGCCTACCACGTCTTCCAGGCGCCGATCAGTTATCCGAACTTCGCCGGCGCTCTGGCACTATCCGGGCTGTACGCGCTGCGCAGGGACTTGTGGGCGTGTGTGCTCCTGCACACCCTCCTGCAAGCGCCGGTGTGAGGTCAGCCGGTGTGGGCGACGGTCCCCGTGACGAGCGACGGTCATTTCACCTGGGCGCTGCCGCCCGGGTGGAATCGCCATCAGCGGCCTCCTAGACACCGCGGAACGCCTGTTCCTTGACCGGGGCTACGGGGGCACCACGGTCGCTGCGGTCGCCGGCGAGTCCGGCGTGTCGGTCGAGAGCATCTACAAGGCCTTCGGCGGCAAGTCCGGCCTCGAACATCCCCGTGAAGTTGTGAGCGAGTCGATCGTCAGCGGCCCGCACGAAACCACGGCTACGCGAGGTCGACCAGCGTGTCCGCAACCCGGATAGCGGTCGGCGGCCGAACGCGGCCCAATGTCACTCCGAGCCCTCGTCGAGCGCGACCATG is a window encoding:
- a CDS encoding CPBP family intramembrane glutamic endopeptidase; translation: MRVLLRLWRRGSKRCRQQLGNGECFAAPRSKGGKAAVLALHVAPGIVAALLLRHARMPLMRLLGLSSSTVQIVVIMTGAIMLAALTGGTFLLARHWDGLRVRAAMRCLGLTSFDPVALVMAVAAWGVLVVFPFDGIRELIAVGVGKVPWLALPPWHFQAYAAFEQIPRPAAAFALVANIMGEELWFRGYLQNKLSFLGSSTWVWAGLLFTAYHVFQAPISYPNFAGALALSGLYALRRDLWACVLLHTLLQAPV